The window AGCTTCTATTATCATGTAATACGACTTCTAATTCCGTTGCATTATCCACTACATGATTATTAGTAACGATATAACCATCTGGGGAAATGATCACTCCTGAACCTGATGATTGACCTTTTCTTGGCTGCTGGCCTCGGTCTCCGTAATAATCTCTAAATAACTCTTCAAATGGTGATCTTGATCTAGGCATATCACGTTCAACTTCAGCCTTAATATGCACAACTCCTTTGGTTACTTCTTCAGCGGCATGTATGAAATTGATGCCTTCGGGTACATTGTATTCTGTTTCATCTAAAAAACTTGAAAAGCGTGTATTGTCTGCTTGAATTTCTTCAAAACTTTTATTGTCCGTTGCTGATGGACTTGGATTAAAATATACATAGCCTCCCACTGATATTACAGCACTAAGGATAGAGGCAAAAATAATTCCTAAAAAAAACTGCTTCTTTTCCATCTTATAACTCATTTTAATTTACATCTAAAACGCACAATTAACGCTGTGGTTTTTAATCATATTGTTTAAAAAGTAAAAAGGGGCCATTAGCCCCTTAATAATTTATTTAAGTGTTGATTATTTTACTTGAATGGTTCTTTTTAATTCCTTTTTCTCATCTTTTGGAATTGTAATATTTAAAATTCCATCCTGATAAGTGGCTTCAATTTTATCTTCTTTTATGTTTTCTGGAAGATGAAATGTTCTTGAAAATGAACCATATTGAGTTTCTATTGAATGAAAGTTTTTTTCATCCTTTTTTTCTTCAAATTTTCTCTCTCCAGAAATGATAATTGAACCATCATTCATGTTAATGTTAAAATCATCTTTTTTCATTCCAGGAGCCGCAACTGCAATTTCAAAAGCAGTTTTAGTTTCTGCAATATCTACTTGTGGAGAGAAGTGTTGCATCTCTTTTCCTATACCGTTAAATGATTCATTAAAGAATCTGTCTAATAAACTTGAAAAGCTTCTGTTTTCAGTATTAGGTAAACTTGGGTTATACTTTATAAGTGTCATAATTTTTTGTTTTAAGGTTTAAAATCAAATTCATAAACACTATAGAAAATTCTATACCAATTGCTTAAAATTTTATAAATAAGCCATTATGTCATATTTTGTTGAATATTGAAATATAATAATGTCATTTTGGCGTCTTTTATTGAATTTACCTTCATTGGCTGTGCCATTTTTTACTCGTTAAAATATTTTTAATTTTTTTTAAGGAAGTATTTGGAAATAATCAAAGCGCCATGCATATTTGCATTCCCAAACGGGAAAATTCCTCTTTAGCTCAGCTGGTTAGAGCATCTGACTGTTAATCAGAGGGTCCTTGGTTCGAGTCCAAGAAGAGGAGCAAGCCTTACAGAAATGTAAGGCTTTTTTTATGCTCTTTTGTTTATATTAGACTATGAGCACATTTTTCGTTTACATCCTATTCTCTTCAAAAATCAATAAATTCTATATTGGTTATTCTCAAAATCCAGAAAAGAGACTAGAGTTTCATAATTCAACATTAAATAAAATTTGGTCAAAGAGAGGTCAACCCTGGGAGCTGAAAACGACAATTCCATTTAAATCAAAAACAGAAGCTCTAAAAGCTGAGCGAAAAATAAAAAAACTAAAAAGCAAAGCGATCATCAAAGACATTATTGAAAATGGGTGGAAGCATTAGCTTGTCTCCAAACTTGCGCATCTGATCCCGATTCATCGGGAAGGGTCCTTGGTTCGAGTCCAAGAAGAGGAGCAAGCCTTACAGAAATGTAAGGCTTTTTTTATGCTCTTTTGTTTATATTAGACTATGAGCACATTTTTTGTTTATATCCTATTCTCTTCAAAAATTAATAAATTCCATATTGGTTATTCTCAAAACCCAGAAAAGAGACTAGAGTTTCATAATTCAACATTAAATAAAATTTGGTCAAAGAAAGGTTAGCCCAGAGGGCTTAAAACTTCAATTTCATTTGAATCAAATTCAAAAGCTTTAAAAACAGGTAGAATTATTAAAAACTTAGAGAGGTAAATTAATACTATAAAAAACAGAAAGGGCTATAAATACAAAAAGCCTCTCATTACTGAGAAGCTTTTGTGCCAGGAGCGGGACTTGAACCCGCACGAGCTAATGCTCACAAGATTTTAAGTCTTGCGTGTCTACCAATTTCACCATCCCGGCTGAGATGTCTTGTTTGTGTCAAAAAAATAAGTGAGCCTAATGCTCACTTATTCTCTTTTTGAGCGGGAGACGAGGTTCGAACTCGCGACCTCAACCTTGGCAAGGTTGCGCTCTACCAGCTGAGCTACTCTCGCTTTTCCCCGATTGGGATTGCAAATTTAATAGGCAGTTTTTAAAATACAATAGCAATTCAAAAAAAATTTAAAAATTTATGCTACTTGCTTTTTCATCTGTTCTTTTAAAGCTTTTGCTTCTGCTCTATTTTTTGATTTCTTGATATATTTTGGCACTGGTTTCAAGTCCCAAATTAAACCTAACATTGACATAAATTTAAGCCCATAGTAAGTAAGATCCACTTCCCACCAGAAAAATCCTTGGCGTGCAGAACTTTCGTAATAATGGTGGTTATTATGCCAACCTTCCCCTAAAGTTAATAAGGCTAACCAAACACTATTTCTTGACTCATCCCCTGTTTCATAACGTTGTTTCCCAAACTTATGCATAATGCTGTTTATTGAGAATGTAGCATGATAAAGTATGATGGTACTTAAAAAGAAGCCTATAAATAAAGTAGAAAATCCAGCTGATGTAAACATAGCTAGAATACTTCCTCCATTTACTATACCACCCAAAGCCATTACGGTTAAAGCCAATATCACAGGAGGAACCAGATAGTTTTTATTTAACCATCTTAGTTCAGGATATTTGCTGTAGTCATTAATGACTTTAAAATCTGTTTTCTTGAAGTCAGAACCTATAATCCAACCCACATGAGAATACCAAAATCCAAAATGTAGCATACTATGTGGATCTTTTAAAGTATCACTATTTCTGTGATGATGCCTGTGATGAGAAGCCCACCATAAGGCTCCTTTTTGAGCTGAAGTTTGAGCAAAAAATGCAATTAAAAACTGAAACCACCTAGATGTATTATAGCTTCTATGAGAGAAATACCTGTGGTAACCTCCTGTAACCCAAAACATTCTCCAGACATATAAAAATGCACAAACTGTCCAATCGAACCAAGTAGCCCCAGTCCATATTGCACCAAGCGGCAATAAATGAACTATAGCAAAGCTTATTTCTTTTTTCCAGGTTCCTTTTTTCCTGTGTTTTAAGTTTTCTTTAACTGCAACTGCCATTATAATTACTTTAATAAATGAAATACAAAGATAGGACTATTACTTTTTAATCTTTAGTAAAAATAAAAACGAAATGATTTTAAAAATAGTTCTTAGGGAATAAACAATCGAATTTTATTTGTTATATCGTGCTGGAACCAATCTCCAATAAAGATTTAAAGAAACGAAAGTGGTATCCTGATCATTTGTATTTCCGAAGCCAGCATAGGCTTCTATCATAATATCAGCTGAAAAATAATATCCTATTCCTAGGTTAGCATAATTATCCCAGCTTTCCCTTCCGTATTGACCATAATATTCCACAATTATATCCAATGGATAAGGTATAGTAAAAGTAATTCCTGAAAGATAAACCAGATTAGCTCTAGGGCTGCCTGAAGACCAGCTTAATCCTAAATTATTTTCCAAAGCTAGATAGCTGTCTATATTATGTTCAGAAATAGCCGTTATTTGTGCTGCTCCTACTAGCTTGTCAAATTCATTTCTAGAAAAGCCCAAATCAGATTTTAAAGAAAAGTTTTGGCTGATTTTTTTCTTAAACCCTGCTGTGAAGTTGCTTAAGCCATTAGACCTTCTCATTTGATCAGAAACAAAGAGCTGTTGTCTTGAAAAGTTATAGCTGAAGGCTATATCTAAATTATGTAGAACTCCATATTTTATTAAGCCATATTGTGATATTTGCTGATTGTATTGGTTAATATTATTATTTAAACGTTCAATATTTAGCCCATACTCTAGCTGAAGTACATCTTTACCTGTAAAATTCTTCCCACCTGAAAATACTAATTGTTGCAATCCTTGACCATATACAGCCATTCCTACAAAATACAATATGATAGAATAAATAAATTTCATATTTATTTATTCTTCACTAGGCATCATTTCTTCAGGTCTAAAGCGTGTTATAATTCGATAAGAAATCCCTGCAGTTAAAAAATAGCTTTTGTATGGATAATTTGCGCCCCAACCCCCATTTAAATCAATTAGTAAATCTTTATTTAAGTTGTAGCCCAAACCAATATCGAAATAATTATTAATCTGTGACTTTATAAAGTTTCCATAACTCTCAGCAACAAGCGACATATTATCTGTAAGGGCAAAAGAAAAACTAAAGACATAAAAGCCTCTTGGCCTTCCATCTACTCCATTCCAATAAGTTCCAATATTGGTAGTTAAACCTGCATATTCCCCGAAGGGAGTACTATACATTACTCGAAAGCGTGGGGCTAAAAAATCAATTTTATAATCTTCACTTCTTATTCTAGTACTCACTCCTACTTGCAAGGCAAGATGGTCGTTAATTGTTGTTCTAGCTCTAATCAAACTGGTATTAATGCCGCTTCTAGACAGTGATTCAGAGCCATCTTCTAAAAATTCCGTAGAATTAATATGATTAATTACGGTACTCACTTCAAACCTTTCTCTCAATCCAAACCTTATTACTAAATTTTCTGAGGTGTTTTCCACCCTGTAATTCATGCTATCTCTAACATCTCTTACTTCATCATATTGAATTCCTGTTTGAAATTGTAAAACTCCCTTTCCTACAGTACCTGCACCATTAGCGGCACCTGGACGAGCAGTTGCAATGGTTTCACTATATTGCCCAAAAAGCAGGACTGAGTAGCTACTAAAAAGAAAAAAGACTAAAATTTTTTTCATTTTGCTGAGAAAAACAAACGTTTTTTGTCGTTGATCGTCTTTGAATTTTTTAGCGACTGACGGAATTTTTCATCTGGATTATCTATTATATAAGCTGCTTTTTCAACCAGACTTTCAAATTCCTGTGAGGTAGAAATTACTTTATATTTATCAGTTGCATTTAGTATTTGTTCATTTAATGTTGGAAACAGTTCTTCACTTATCGATTCGTATACCTCATCTTGATTATTTTTTACAATAATTTTACTGCCGAAAAGGGTCTTTTTAGTAGAAGTGAAGTTATCTTTAATCCATTCAAATTTTCTATTCATTTTATAAACAGCAAACTCTTTTTGTAACCGTAATTCCTTTTCAACTAACTCAAATGAGTATTTCCAGTTTCTATCATTATATTGAGAAATTGAAGAATAAAGGGTATCATACCATTCTAAGTCATTTGATAAATCATCAAATTCTTTCGTTTGTTCAATAAAATAAGTGAGTTTTTTATCGAAATCATCTTTATAATTATATTCACCAATCACACTGTCATAATCTAGATACAGTGAATCCGATAGGGTTTTTATGGATTTTAGTTGATTTAGGTTTTGAGGGTGAGTTGTATTTAAAACTAATATCTCACTAAATATTTGCTTTTTCTTTTTACTTATCGCTGAATACGTTTTAGCATCAATGCTATTTATTTTATTACCATTTACATCATATTCGCTGATCTCGATTAAATCACCCTTTTCATTGTAGTATTCATGAATTCCCAGCAGCTTACTGGATTGGGTTAGACCATATGATTTTAGCTTACCATTAGTAAAATATTTTTCGGTTTCATAAACCTTTGTTTTATCCTGAATACTTTTTGGAATATCTTCTTGATCAGTAATTAATTCTTTTAGCTGAATTAGATTTTCATTTTCATCAAATATTTGGACGTTATCCGCTAAACCATTAGCATAATTTATTTTTTTAATAATTGAACCATCCTTGCGGTAAGTATTCCATAATTCAATTTTTGAACCTTCCTTTTCTTTTCCACTTTCTTTAAGATTACCATTGGCATAATATTTTTTTATGCTTTTAGTAGTAGGATTCAAAACGGTAATCTCACTTACTAAATTACCATTATCAAACAGCTTTTCAGAATTAAGCTGTCCTCTTTTATTGAAAGTATTTTCAGTTAATAGTTTTCCATCCTTATAATTCTTCCAAACCCCTATTCTTTGAATTTTCCAATCACTATCTAACAATCCTTTTATTTCTGCTTTTCCTTCTGAAGTTTTATTCCCATCAAAGCTATAATTAATTACATAAGGTAACTGATCATTAGAGCTGAAGTCAATAGTTCTGATAAGCTTACCATTATCATAAATTTTTGCAGTTCCGGAAGGATAAGCTGCCACCTTTTGTAATCTAAATTCAAAATTCAAATCTACATATGGTGATTCAAAGTTCTTTAGCAGCTTAAGTTCTTTCTTTAGTTCACCAGTCGCATCATAAACCACAAAATCATTTACTAACCTATTTTTATCAAACTCTGCTGTTAATTTTACTTTTCCTGTATTACAATTGTAAATAATTAGTTCATCATGATATTTTATTTCATCATTCTCAATATATCTAAATCCTAAAGAGAAGGGTTGGTCTTTTAATTCTTCGTTTGATAATTCACCATCATATAAAGGCAAATCAACTTCATCTGCACAATCAATTCTAAACCTATCGAGATTCTGTGACTGAACACCAAACGTGCAAAATATTATAAGCAGTATTACTACATATAGTTTCATAATATAATTATCTATAATTTAAATTTAAGCTGATTTATTCTCGTCAGAATTTGACATATAGGTGCTTTCCGAAACCTTATGAATAATTTTTTCAAGGTTAGAAGCTGACTTTTTAAGGTGATTTAAAATTCTTTTACTACTCTCGTTTACTGATTCAAAATCAAGTAAATTAAGTAAGCCTAAAATTGAAGCTAAGGGGGCCCTTACTTCATGAGCATTAATGAAGGCTATGTCGTCAAGCTTCTTCTCAGATATTCTAATTCTCTTTTCAAGATTTACTTCTTCTGTTATATCGGAAGTATTTAAGATTACGCCCATGATTGTTCCTGTGGAATCAGAAACAGGCTTTAATTCCATGTCAACTATTTTTTCGTAGCCACTTAAATTTTTAAATGAACGACAAAACTTTTGTTTTTGACCCTTTTTAGCTTTATCAAATAAAACTTCAAAGGTCTTAGTAAAACTACCGCTAAAATAAAATGGTAAATACTCATTTAATCTTAATTCTTTATGAGTATACCATGACATAAACTCATAAGCAGTAGCATTGAATTCAATAACATTTCCATCCAAACCAACTAGAATATTGGATTCATCAGCATCATTAAAAATTGCTTTCATCCAACTATCCGTGGTCTCTTTTTCTGTAATTAAACTTTGCTGAGATTTACCAACCGTTGCAATCAAATTGAAGCCAATATATTGACCATTTAAATCTCGAGTTGGAATTATATTGGTATGATACCAAGAAATACTTTCTCCTACCTTATTAGGAAAAGCAAAATTTCCATTCCAAGACTTTTGCTGCCTTACCAAATAGGTTAACTCATCTTTAATGTATTCAGGTAATTCTTCACATAAGTGTTGAAAGAAATTTAAACCTGCTAGTTCATCTCTTCTAATACCAGTAGCCTTAAGGAAAGTATCATTGGCAGAAAGGACATCAAAATCCTCATTAAAAGATAAAAGCACGACATTATTTGAAAGAAAATCTATTGGGTCTTGCTTTACCTTTTGTGCCTGTTGAATGTTTATTACTTTTTCCATACAAATCCTTAAACAACATTAGTCCTGTATGGTTTTGTATATATAGACTAAACGTAATCAGTAATTATACCTTAATAGAAATGTACATTTGTAAACTAATATATGTTTACACACGAAATAAGGGTTTAAATAAAATATAAAGGCATTTAACTATTTGAAAAATATTAAGCGCTTGTGGATAAGTTGTGGATAAGTTTTGTTTAACTTTTTAATTTTTTTATTCAACAGATCTATTTCAGCTTACTTTTTAGTTCATTTAACTTTAATAATGCTTCTACTGGGGACAAGGTATTAATGTCAATATTTTCAATCAAATCTTTAATTTCTGACATAGCTGGGTCTGCTTCAAACATATTTAGCTGATAATTATTCTTAGGAACTTCATTCATTTTTTTATTTGTTCTTTCACGAATTTTATCTTTTTCCAAATGATGCATAATTTCATTTGCTCGGAGGACAACAGGATTTGGCATTCCGGCAATATGAGCTACATGGATACCAAAACTATGCTCACTGCCTCCCTTTTTCAACTTTCTTAAAAAGATAATTTCACCATCAATTTCTTTAACTGATACATTAAAGTTTTTAATTCTTGGAAAATCATGGGCTAACTGATTGAGCTCATGATAATGAGTAGCAAATAAAGTCTTCGCTTTAAATTTCGGATGGTTATGCAGGAATTCAACTATACTCCAGGCAATGGAAACGCCATCATAAGTACTAGTACCTCGACCAATTTCATCCATTAAGATCAAACTTCTATCCGATAAATTATTTAAAATGCTAGCCGTTTCAGTCATTTCTACCATAAAGGTTGACTCCCCTTTCGAAAGATTATCAGAAGCGCCCACTCTGGTAAAAACTTTATCTACCATGCCAATTTCAGCTGATTTAGCAGGAACGTAACAGCCCATTTGCGCCATTAACACAATTAGTGCCGTTTGTCTGAGCAAAGCTGATTTACCCGCCATATTAGGCCCAGTAATAATCATAATCTGTTGACTTTCATTATCTAGAAATACATCATTGGGGATATATTCTTCTCCATGTGGCAATTGCTGTTCAATAACAGGGTGCCTCCCCGATTTTATATCTAAAGATGAATCTTCTAAAATACTAGGCTTTACGTATTCATTGGCTAGTGATATTTCTGCAAAACTTAATAGACAATCTACTTGAGCTATAACTCTTGCATTCTGTTGAATAGGGGTTACAAAATCCATTGCATTTTGCAGTAAGGATTGGAATATCTTCTGCTCAATGACTACCATTTTATCTTCAGCACCTAAAATCTTCTCTTCATATTGCTTAAGCTCTTCAGTGATGTAGCGTTCAGCATTTACTAAAGTTTGCTTTCGAATCCATTCTTGAGGTACTTTATCTTTATGGGCATTTGTTACTTCTAAATAATAGCCAAAGACTTTATTATAGGCAACTTTTAAAGAAGAGATGCCTGTTTGCTCCATTTCTCGTTTTTGAAGCTGTAATAGATAGTCTTTACCTGAAAATGCTATTTTCTTTAATTCATCTAATTCTTCGTCAACTCCTTCCTTAATTAAATTACCTTGATTAGTCAATAAAGGAGCATCCTCCATCAACTGCTTATCAATTAACTCATAAAGGTATTCGCAAGTGTTTATTTGATCTGCTAACTTTTTTAAGACTTCAACATTTGAATTCTGAAGTTCTTGTTTTAGAGGCACCATTAATCCTAAAGCTTTCTTCAGCTGGTTGAGTTCTCTTGGGTTTACCCTTCCTACTGCGACTTTAGATATAAGCCTCTCAACATCTCCCATGGTTTTTAATGAAGAAGATATTTTCTCTCGTAGATCAGCACCTTCATAAAAGGCTTCTACCACTTTCAGCCTTTCCTCTATTACCGCTTTGTCTTTAACGGGCAACACCATCCATTTCTTAATTTGGCGAGAACCCATTGGCGTTAAGGTTCTATCTAACACCTGAATTAATGGAATTCCTCCTTCTTGTTGAGGATAAACAAGCTCTAGATTTCGGATCGTAAATTTATCCATCCAGACATACTTCTCCTCCTCAATTCTGGAAATGGAAGCGATATGTTCTATCTTTTTATGTTCTGTTTCTTCTAGATAATGAAGAATCGCCCCAGCAGCAATAATCCCTTCTTCTAGTGATTCAATCCCAAAACCTTTGAGGGAGTTTGTCTTAAATTGTTTGGTTAATTTTTCATAGGCAAAGTCAAATGCATAAATCCAATCTTCCAAAAGATGAACATTATAATCATTGGAAAATTTTTCTTCAAAATGATTCCTTGCGCCTTTAGAATAGATAATTTCTGAAGGCTGAAATCCTTGCAGTAGTTTATCGATATAGGCTGCATTTCCTGAAGCCGTCATAAATTCTCCTGTGGAAATATCTAAGAAAGCTACGCCTAAAGAATTTTGAGAAAAGTGAATAGAGGCTAAATAATTATTTCTTCCCGTTTCAAGGACATTATCGTCAAAACTGACCCCAGGAGTTACGAGTTCAGTCACTCCTCTTTTCACAATTCCTTTTACTGATTTTGGATCTTCTAATTGGTCACAAATAGCAACTCTATGGCCTGCTCTAACCAATTTAGGCAAGTAGTTATCCATAGCATGGTGAGGAAAACCAGCCAATTCAATATGAGATGCAGACCCATTCGCCCTTTTAGTCAAAATGATATTTAAAACCTTACTAGCTTTAACAGCATCCTCCCCAAATGTTTCATAAAAATCACCAACACGAAAAAGCAAAAGTGCACCAGGATACTTTGCTTTTATCTGATTATACTGCTTCATTAAAGGAGTTTCCTTCGCTTCTTTAGTCTTCGCCATGCTTTTAGGGAAATGTTCTTACTTTTGCAGTTCAAAGATGATAAAATATGAGGAAATTAGCCAATGAGGAATTAAATCGATTAGAAGTAGAGGAATTTAAAGAAACTCCTAAAAACCCCATTGTTTTAGTGCTAGATAATGTTAGAAGCATGAATAATGTAGGTTCAGCCTTTAGAACTTCTGATGCATTTTTAATCGAAAAAATTTATTTGTGTGGCATAACTGCTAAGCCTCCTCATAGAGAAATTAATAAAACAGCATTGGGAGCAACCGATTCAGTAGAATGGGAACACCTAGAAAATACTTTAGATGCGGTTGAAAAACTTAAAAAAGAGGGCTATAAAGTAATGAGCGTTGAGCAGGCTGAAGAAAGTTTAAGCTTGGAAGAATTCAATCCTCAAAAAGATGAAAAGTATGCTTTTGTTTTTGGAAATGAAGTATTCGGGGTAGAACAGGAAGTAGTGGACAAAAGTGACCATTGTCTAGAAATTCCTCAATTTGGTACCAAGCACTCTTTGAATATTTCCGTTAGTATTGGTGTGGTTTTATGGCATACTGTACTAACTGCAGGATTGGTGCAGAAATAGTCTATTATTAAAATTTAAGATCAAGCGTTACATAAAAATTTCTTCCTGCTGAAGGTATGATGCCAGGACCTGGATAACCTGTTGCTCTTCTCGTAAAGTAGAAATTATTAGTTAAATTATTAATTCCTGCCTCCAGCTGAGCAAACTTATATTTATACTTAGCGCTTAAATCCAGAACATGGAAAGAAGGGATAATACCATCTACTCCTGTAGCCGTTCTTTCTGCATTAGTTGCTTCAGTATATTGCTCACTTAAATAAGTGAATTGAAGTGTTGAGGAGAAACTTTTCCATTCATAATTTAATCCTGTTTTAATATTAACCTCCGGAACTAATTCTACTTTGTTTCCAGCTATAGCACTTTCCTGATTATCTTCAGCATACCTACCTCTGATAAAGGCTGCATTTAAGAAGGTGGAAAATTCATGAATAGGCTTCGGATTTAAAAATTTGCTCCAATTCATTTCTGTATAAGATTCAACACCTGCTATAGCTGCATT is drawn from Marivirga arenosa and contains these coding sequences:
- a CDS encoding Hsp20/alpha crystallin family protein, translated to MTLIKYNPSLPNTENRSFSSLLDRFFNESFNGIGKEMQHFSPQVDIAETKTAFEIAVAAPGMKKDDFNINMNDGSIIISGERKFEEKKDEKNFHSIETQYGSFSRTFHLPENIKEDKIEATYQDGILNITIPKDEKKELKRTIQVK
- a CDS encoding GIY-YIG nuclease family protein, giving the protein MSTFFVYILFSSKINKFYIGYSQNPEKRLEFHNSTLNKIWSKRGQPWELKTTIPFKSKTEALKAERKIKKLKSKAIIKDIIENGWKH
- a CDS encoding GIY-YIG nuclease family protein, with product MSTFFVYILFSSKINKFHIGYSQNPEKRLEFHNSTLNKIWSKKG
- a CDS encoding acyl-CoA desaturase, whose product is MAVAVKENLKHRKKGTWKKEISFAIVHLLPLGAIWTGATWFDWTVCAFLYVWRMFWVTGGYHRYFSHRSYNTSRWFQFLIAFFAQTSAQKGALWWASHHRHHHRNSDTLKDPHSMLHFGFWYSHVGWIIGSDFKKTDFKVINDYSKYPELRWLNKNYLVPPVILALTVMALGGIVNGGSILAMFTSAGFSTLFIGFFLSTIILYHATFSINSIMHKFGKQRYETGDESRNSVWLALLTLGEGWHNNHHYYESSARQGFFWWEVDLTYYGLKFMSMLGLIWDLKPVPKYIKKSKNRAEAKALKEQMKKQVA
- a CDS encoding transporter, which translates into the protein MKKILVFFLFSSYSVLLFGQYSETIATARPGAANGAGTVGKGVLQFQTGIQYDEVRDVRDSMNYRVENTSENLVIRFGLRERFEVSTVINHINSTEFLEDGSESLSRSGINTSLIRARTTINDHLALQVGVSTRIRSEDYKIDFLAPRFRVMYSTPFGEYAGLTTNIGTYWNGVDGRPRGFYVFSFSFALTDNMSLVAESYGNFIKSQINNYFDIGLGYNLNKDLLIDLNGGWGANYPYKSYFLTAGISYRIITRFRPEEMMPSEE
- a CDS encoding toxin-antitoxin system YwqK family antitoxin, whose translation is MKLYVVILLIIFCTFGVQSQNLDRFRIDCADEVDLPLYDGELSNEELKDQPFSLGFRYIENDEIKYHDELIIYNCNTGKVKLTAEFDKNRLVNDFVVYDATGELKKELKLLKNFESPYVDLNFEFRLQKVAAYPSGTAKIYDNGKLIRTIDFSSNDQLPYVINYSFDGNKTSEGKAEIKGLLDSDWKIQRIGVWKNYKDGKLLTENTFNKRGQLNSEKLFDNGNLVSEITVLNPTTKSIKKYYANGNLKESGKEKEGSKIELWNTYRKDGSIIKKINYANGLADNVQIFDENENLIQLKELITDQEDIPKSIQDKTKVYETEKYFTNGKLKSYGLTQSSKLLGIHEYYNEKGDLIEISEYDVNGNKINSIDAKTYSAISKKKKQIFSEILVLNTTHPQNLNQLKSIKTLSDSLYLDYDSVIGEYNYKDDFDKKLTYFIEQTKEFDDLSNDLEWYDTLYSSISQYNDRNWKYSFELVEKELRLQKEFAVYKMNRKFEWIKDNFTSTKKTLFGSKIIVKNNQDEVYESISEELFPTLNEQILNATDKYKVISTSQEFESLVEKAAYIIDNPDEKFRQSLKNSKTINDKKRLFFSAK
- a CDS encoding PAS domain S-box protein, whose protein sequence is MEKVINIQQAQKVKQDPIDFLSNNVVLLSFNEDFDVLSANDTFLKATGIRRDELAGLNFFQHLCEELPEYIKDELTYLVRQQKSWNGNFAFPNKVGESISWYHTNIIPTRDLNGQYIGFNLIATVGKSQQSLITEKETTDSWMKAIFNDADESNILVGLDGNVIEFNATAYEFMSWYTHKELRLNEYLPFYFSGSFTKTFEVLFDKAKKGQKQKFCRSFKNLSGYEKIVDMELKPVSDSTGTIMGVILNTSDITEEVNLEKRIRISEKKLDDIAFINAHEVRAPLASILGLLNLLDFESVNESSKRILNHLKKSASNLEKIIHKVSESTYMSNSDENKSA
- the mutS gene encoding DNA mismatch repair protein MutS, which codes for MAKTKEAKETPLMKQYNQIKAKYPGALLLFRVGDFYETFGEDAVKASKVLNIILTKRANGSASHIELAGFPHHAMDNYLPKLVRAGHRVAICDQLEDPKSVKGIVKRGVTELVTPGVSFDDNVLETGRNNYLASIHFSQNSLGVAFLDISTGEFMTASGNAAYIDKLLQGFQPSEIIYSKGARNHFEEKFSNDYNVHLLEDWIYAFDFAYEKLTKQFKTNSLKGFGIESLEEGIIAAGAILHYLEETEHKKIEHIASISRIEEEKYVWMDKFTIRNLELVYPQQEGGIPLIQVLDRTLTPMGSRQIKKWMVLPVKDKAVIEERLKVVEAFYEGADLREKISSSLKTMGDVERLISKVAVGRVNPRELNQLKKALGLMVPLKQELQNSNVEVLKKLADQINTCEYLYELIDKQLMEDAPLLTNQGNLIKEGVDEELDELKKIAFSGKDYLLQLQKREMEQTGISSLKVAYNKVFGYYLEVTNAHKDKVPQEWIRKQTLVNAERYITEELKQYEEKILGAEDKMVVIEQKIFQSLLQNAMDFVTPIQQNARVIAQVDCLLSFAEISLANEYVKPSILEDSSLDIKSGRHPVIEQQLPHGEEYIPNDVFLDNESQQIMIITGPNMAGKSALLRQTALIVLMAQMGCYVPAKSAEIGMVDKVFTRVGASDNLSKGESTFMVEMTETASILNNLSDRSLILMDEIGRGTSTYDGVSIAWSIVEFLHNHPKFKAKTLFATHYHELNQLAHDFPRIKNFNVSVKEIDGEIIFLRKLKKGGSEHSFGIHVAHIAGMPNPVVLRANEIMHHLEKDKIRERTNKKMNEVPKNNYQLNMFEADPAMSEIKDLIENIDINTLSPVEALLKLNELKSKLK
- a CDS encoding RNA methyltransferase, translated to MRKLANEELNRLEVEEFKETPKNPIVLVLDNVRSMNNVGSAFRTSDAFLIEKIYLCGITAKPPHREINKTALGATDSVEWEHLENTLDAVEKLKKEGYKVMSVEQAEESLSLEEFNPQKDEKYAFVFGNEVFGVEQEVVDKSDHCLEIPQFGTKHSLNISVSIGVVLWHTVLTAGLVQK